From one Novosphingobium sp. genomic stretch:
- the zwf gene encoding glucose-6-phosphate dehydrogenase, with translation MKKAPVAPPATIVIFGVTGDLTRRLLLPAIVNLQQSELLDPATKIIGVGRDDIDADILCKERLPGFFEEDGAAWKSLKPRIAYQRGDFGDEALYQALGEQLDASAMFYLAVAPSFFGPIVEQLGKAGLLDEGKGFRRVVVEKPFGTDLASAKALNARLLAQAGEEQLYRIDHFLGKETVQNIIVSRFANARNEAVWNNRYIDHVQITAAETVTVGSRGAFYDATGALRDMVPNHLFQLLALVAMEPPINLEAESLRNEKVKVIDAIQPIAPEDAVRGAYGAGKIGKEKVPAFSETEDVAPDSSTETYVALKLAVETWRWHGVPFYLRTGKGLTARDTEIVIRFRDAPIALFRDTPTDSLPPNQLVLQIQPNEGIKMDMAVKRPGPLIEAVPASMSFAYADIFDMGHRTGYETLIYDVLIGDASLFQRADQIEAGWRAVQPLLDAWTSGEPEAYEPGSAGPAGADELIARDGRAWHEIG, from the coding sequence ATGAAGAAAGCGCCCGTTGCTCCCCCCGCGACGATCGTGATCTTCGGTGTGACAGGCGACCTCACCCGTCGCCTGTTGCTGCCGGCCATCGTCAATCTCCAGCAATCAGAGCTGCTCGATCCGGCCACCAAGATCATCGGTGTGGGTCGTGATGATATCGATGCCGATATCCTCTGCAAGGAACGCCTTCCGGGCTTCTTCGAGGAGGATGGCGCCGCGTGGAAATCGCTGAAACCGCGCATCGCCTATCAGCGCGGCGATTTCGGCGATGAGGCGCTTTATCAGGCGCTGGGGGAGCAACTGGACGCCAGTGCCATGTTCTATCTGGCCGTGGCCCCCAGCTTCTTCGGGCCTATCGTGGAGCAATTGGGCAAGGCCGGGCTGCTCGATGAGGGCAAGGGCTTCCGCCGCGTGGTGGTGGAAAAGCCCTTCGGCACCGATCTGGCCTCGGCCAAGGCGCTGAACGCCCGCCTGCTGGCTCAGGCCGGCGAGGAGCAGCTTTACCGCATCGATCATTTCCTGGGCAAGGAAACGGTGCAGAACATCATCGTCAGCCGCTTCGCCAATGCGCGCAATGAGGCGGTCTGGAACAATCGCTATATCGATCACGTCCAGATCACTGCCGCCGAAACGGTGACGGTCGGCTCGCGCGGAGCCTTCTATGATGCGACGGGCGCGCTGCGCGATATGGTGCCCAACCATCTGTTCCAGCTTCTGGCGCTGGTGGCGATGGAGCCGCCGATCAATCTGGAAGCCGAAAGCCTGCGCAATGAAAAGGTGAAGGTGATCGACGCGATCCAGCCCATCGCGCCCGAAGATGCGGTGCGCGGCGCTTATGGCGCGGGCAAGATCGGCAAGGAGAAAGTGCCCGCCTTCAGCGAGACCGAGGATGTCGCGCCCGACAGCAGCACCGAAACCTATGTCGCGCTCAAGCTGGCGGTGGAGACCTGGCGCTGGCACGGCGTGCCCTTCTACCTGCGCACCGGCAAGGGCCTGACCGCGCGCGACACGGAAATCGTCATCCGTTTCCGCGACGCCCCCATCGCCCTGTTCCGCGATACGCCGACCGACAGCCTGCCCCCCAACCAGTTGGTGCTGCAAATCCAGCCCAATGAGGGGATCAAGATGGATATGGCGGTGAAACGCCCCGGTCCCCTGATCGAGGCCGTGCCCGCCAGCATGTCTTTTGCCTATGCTGATATCTTCGATATGGGCCACCGCACCGGCTATGAGACGCTGATCTATGATGTGCTGATCGGCGACGCGTCGCTGTTTCAGCGCGCCGACCAGATCGAGGCGGGCTGGCGCGCGGTGCAGCCGCTGCTTGATGCATGGACAAGCGGAGAACCGGAAGCCTATGAACCGGGCAGCGCCGGTCCCGCGGGCGCGGATGAGCTGATCGCGCGCGATGGCCGCGCCTGGCATGAGATTGGATAG